A single Crateriforma conspicua DNA region contains:
- a CDS encoding amidohydrolase family protein: MATLPLNTAPTTDDRTYQARWILPISRPPFQDGWVRVVDGSVIEVGSGRPPHCAIDLGDAALMPGLVNAHTHLEFSDLSEPIGIGSDGRSTVPLSAWIALVTRRRFDADVSQRPCVVQTGLRESIDAGVRLIGDIVTPNPLGTPPETTDPNSGPPSSIDTSPATVIRFAEVIGLSSSRMEERWAAACNFIEHDATAGLSPHAPYSMRRDCIRQVIDQATSLSRPVAMHVAESPDERELIRNGGGAFADALRSMGVWQDDVFPWPDTTVDGDYRSLIDRLTKAPRALLVHGNDLTDQELDTVAGHPNLSIVYCPRTHDYFGYAPHPMDRCIGKGIRIALGTDSRASNPDLDLWSEVRFLLNHRQDIAPEDILRAATLSGADALGRPMFGRIEVGCHPGLGMVATTADDPDTLFRDLAVGTYQPVL; this comes from the coding sequence ATGGCGACCCTTCCCTTGAACACGGCTCCAACGACCGACGATCGAACGTATCAGGCACGCTGGATTCTGCCGATCAGCCGGCCGCCTTTTCAAGACGGCTGGGTCCGCGTTGTTGACGGATCGGTGATCGAAGTCGGGTCGGGACGCCCTCCCCATTGTGCGATCGATCTGGGCGATGCCGCCTTGATGCCCGGACTGGTCAACGCCCACACGCATCTGGAGTTTTCGGATCTGTCCGAACCCATCGGCATCGGCTCCGACGGGCGTTCCACCGTACCTTTGTCCGCCTGGATCGCTTTGGTCACCCGCCGACGCTTCGACGCGGATGTCAGCCAAAGACCCTGCGTCGTGCAAACCGGTTTACGTGAATCGATTGACGCCGGCGTCCGTTTGATCGGCGACATCGTGACCCCGAACCCTCTAGGCACGCCTCCCGAGACCACCGATCCGAATTCCGGCCCGCCGTCGTCGATTGACACATCACCGGCAACCGTCATTCGATTTGCCGAAGTCATCGGGCTGTCATCTTCGCGAATGGAAGAACGCTGGGCCGCAGCGTGTAACTTCATCGAACACGACGCAACCGCGGGGCTCAGCCCCCATGCACCATACTCCATGCGTCGTGATTGCATCCGCCAAGTGATCGATCAAGCAACATCGCTTTCGCGTCCGGTGGCCATGCATGTCGCGGAATCACCGGACGAAAGAGAACTGATCCGAAACGGTGGCGGGGCTTTCGCCGACGCCCTTCGCAGCATGGGGGTTTGGCAGGACGACGTTTTTCCCTGGCCCGATACGACCGTCGACGGTGACTATCGATCGCTGATCGACAGGCTGACCAAAGCACCGCGTGCGTTGTTGGTCCATGGAAACGACCTGACCGATCAAGAACTGGACACCGTCGCCGGTCATCCCAATTTGTCGATCGTGTATTGCCCACGAACGCACGACTATTTTGGGTACGCCCCGCATCCCATGGATCGCTGTATCGGAAAAGGAATTCGCATCGCGCTGGGAACCGATTCACGTGCCAGCAACCCAGACTTGGACCTCTGGTCCGAAGTCCGATTCTTGCTAAACCACCGACAAGACATTGCACCGGAGGATATTCTTCGCGCGGCGACCCTGTCCGGTGCGGATGCCTTGGGCAGGCCAATGTTTGGTCGCATCGAAGTCGGTTGTCATCCGGGCCTGGGCATGGTTGCGACGACCGCGGATGATCCAGACACACTGTTCCGGGACTTGGCCGTCGGCACGTATCAACCGGTGTTGTAG